A genomic segment from Halomonas sp. TA22 encodes:
- the ruvA gene encoding Holliday junction branch migration protein RuvA produces the protein MIGRLHGTLLEKQPPWLVVDVAGIGYELEASMNTLLALPGVGDAVRLYTHLTVREDAHLLYGFAREQERALFRALIKVNGVGPKLALAILSGMEEAQFMRCVMDDDAKSLTHLPGVGKKTAERLIIEMRDRFPHWSGDDLIGDASASAARAAPADPLQDAEAALVALGYKPTEATRMLSGLDAELSTEGLIKAALTRKLAG, from the coding sequence ATGATCGGACGCCTGCATGGCACTCTGCTGGAAAAACAGCCCCCGTGGCTGGTCGTGGACGTCGCCGGCATCGGCTATGAGCTCGAGGCCTCGATGAATACGCTGCTGGCCCTGCCGGGGGTGGGCGACGCCGTGCGTCTTTATACCCATCTGACGGTTCGCGAAGATGCCCACCTGCTCTATGGTTTTGCCCGCGAGCAGGAGCGTGCGCTGTTTCGTGCCTTGATCAAGGTCAATGGCGTCGGCCCCAAGCTGGCTCTGGCGATTCTCTCGGGAATGGAGGAAGCCCAGTTCATGCGCTGCGTGATGGATGACGACGCCAAGTCCCTGACCCACCTGCCCGGGGTCGGCAAGAAGACCGCCGAGCGCCTGATCATCGAGATGCGCGATCGCTTCCCGCACTGGAGCGGCGATGACCTGATCGGTGACGCAAGCGCTTCGGCAGCCCGCGCAGCCCCGGCGGATCCCCTGCAGGATGCCGAAGCGGCGCTGGTGGCGCTGGGCTACAAGCCAACGGAAGCCACTCGCATGCTGAGCGGGCTGGATGCCGAGCTCTCCACGGAGGGCTTGATCAAGGCCGCCTTGACCCGCAAGCTGGCAGGCTGA
- the ruvB gene encoding Holliday junction branch migration DNA helicase RuvB, with protein MLDSDRLIAAQSQPGEGRVDHAIRPRRLADYIGQPVVREQLDIFISAARGRDESLDHTLVFGPPGLGKTTLANIIAAEMGVDIKSTSGPVLERAGDLAAMLTNLQPGDVLFIDEIHRLSPVVEEILYPAMEDFQLDIMIGDGPAARSIKLDLPRFTLVGATTRAGLLTSPLRDRFGIVQRLEFYNIAELTEIVARSARLLGVVADREGAAEIARRARGTPRIANRLLRRVRDFAEVRGNGRLDAAIADQALNMLHVDRHGLDHMDRRLLLAMIEKFDGGPVGVDSLAAAISEERDTIEDVIEPYLIQQGFMMRTARGRVVTRLAYQHFGFSIDEREPLAGEEGSA; from the coding sequence ATGCTTGACAGCGATCGCTTGATCGCTGCCCAGTCGCAACCTGGAGAGGGGCGTGTCGATCATGCCATCCGGCCGCGTCGTCTAGCCGACTACATCGGTCAGCCCGTAGTACGCGAGCAGCTCGATATTTTCATCAGCGCGGCTCGCGGGCGTGACGAGAGTCTCGACCATACGCTGGTCTTCGGCCCGCCGGGGCTTGGCAAGACCACGCTTGCCAATATCATCGCCGCGGAGATGGGAGTCGACATCAAGTCGACCTCAGGCCCTGTGCTCGAGCGGGCGGGTGATCTTGCCGCCATGCTCACCAATCTGCAGCCGGGCGACGTACTGTTCATCGATGAGATCCATCGACTTTCGCCTGTGGTCGAGGAGATCCTCTATCCCGCGATGGAGGATTTTCAGCTCGACATCATGATTGGCGACGGGCCCGCCGCGCGCTCGATCAAGCTCGATTTGCCGCGTTTCACGCTGGTCGGCGCCACGACACGGGCGGGGTTATTGACCTCGCCGCTACGTGACCGCTTCGGTATCGTGCAGCGTCTCGAGTTCTACAACATCGCTGAGCTGACCGAGATCGTCGCGCGCTCGGCGCGCCTGCTTGGGGTCGTGGCGGATCGTGAGGGGGCCGCCGAGATCGCGCGACGCGCCCGCGGCACGCCGCGTATCGCCAACCGGCTGCTGCGCCGCGTGCGCGATTTCGCGGAAGTCCGCGGCAATGGCCGTCTCGATGCCGCCATCGCCGATCAGGCACTCAACATGCTTCATGTCGATCGGCATGGTCTGGACCATATGGATCGCCGGCTGCTCCTGGCGATGATCGAGAAGTTCGATGGAGGGCCGGTGGGCGTCGATTCACTCGCGGCGGCAATCAGCGAGGAGCGCGATACCATCGAAGATGTCATCGAGCCCTATCTGATCCAGCAGGGATTCATGATGCGCACCGCACGAGGCCGTGTCGTGACGCGCCTGGCCTACCAACACTTCGGCTTCAGCATCGATGAGCGCGAGCCGCTGGCCGGCGAAGAGGGCTCGGCATGA
- the ybgC gene encoding tol-pal system-associated acyl-CoA thioesterase, with amino-acid sequence MSGFSMPMRVYIEDTDAGGIVYYVNYLKFMERARSEWLRQLGFTQRELLEAGIQLVVHRLECRYTTPARLDDTLHVSADVETHSACRLSFRQRVMRNEEPLCDAQVDIACIDAVRLKPTRWPAAIAAALTK; translated from the coding sequence ATGAGCGGTTTCAGTATGCCGATGCGGGTTTATATCGAGGATACCGATGCCGGTGGCATCGTCTATTACGTCAATTACCTGAAATTCATGGAGCGAGCGCGCAGCGAATGGCTCAGGCAGCTGGGATTCACCCAGCGGGAGCTGCTCGAGGCCGGCATCCAACTGGTGGTGCATCGCCTGGAGTGCCGTTACACGACGCCGGCGCGCCTCGACGACACCCTGCATGTGAGTGCCGATGTTGAGACGCACAGCGCCTGCCGCCTGAGTTTTCGCCAGCGGGTGATGCGCAACGAGGAACCGTTGTGTGACGCGCAGGTCGATATCGCCTGCATCGATGCCGTTCGCCTCAAACCGACACGCTGGCCAGCGGCAATCGCCGCGGCCCTAACCAAATAA
- the tolQ gene encoding protein TolQ, producing the protein MNDSMSIPHLIMSASTVVQLVMLLLTVGSIASWVVIFQRSFVISRARKAHQAFEERFWSGVDLNELYRETPAEQETVGSEHIFRAGFREFNRLASKTRSPQAILEGVQRSMRVAWSREEERLSLHLIFLATVASASPYIGLFGTVWGIMGSFQSLSMTQQATLATVAPWIAEALIATAMGLFAAIPAVIFYNRLSSESGKLLGKYEDFAEEFHSILHRNLQGRADNDAA; encoded by the coding sequence GTGAACGACTCCATGTCCATTCCCCACCTGATCATGAGTGCCAGTACGGTCGTGCAACTGGTCATGCTGCTGTTGACGGTAGGCTCTATCGCCTCCTGGGTGGTGATCTTCCAACGCAGCTTCGTGATCAGCCGAGCCCGCAAGGCGCACCAGGCTTTCGAGGAGCGCTTCTGGTCGGGGGTGGATCTCAACGAGCTCTATCGCGAAACTCCCGCCGAGCAGGAGACCGTCGGCTCCGAGCATATCTTCCGTGCCGGTTTTCGTGAGTTCAATCGCCTGGCCTCCAAGACACGTAGCCCTCAGGCCATTCTCGAAGGCGTCCAGCGCAGCATGCGTGTCGCCTGGTCGCGCGAGGAGGAGCGTCTTAGCCTGCATCTAATATTCCTGGCTACGGTCGCGTCGGCCAGCCCCTATATCGGCCTGTTCGGAACCGTGTGGGGCATCATGGGCTCCTTCCAAAGTCTCTCGATGACGCAGCAGGCAACGCTCGCCACCGTGGCACCCTGGATCGCCGAGGCGCTGATCGCCACGGCCATGGGTCTGTTCGCAGCGATTCCGGCGGTCATCTTCTACAACCGCCTCTCGTCGGAGTCGGGCAAGCTGCTCGGCAAGTACGAGGATTTCGCCGAGGAGTTTCACTCCATCCTGCACCGCAACCTGCAGGGCCGCGCCGACAACGACGCCGCCTGA
- the tolR gene encoding protein TolR: protein MNGPFNRGGSRKPMGEINVVPFIDVMLVLLVIFMITAPMLTQGVQVDLPQVTSEPIEDMEDRDPIIVSVDREGQYYISLGDDETSVSLDELADRVIIILDRRPDTPVMVRGDRSVPYGQVVTLMSTLQVAGVANVGLISEPPSGEN from the coding sequence ATGAATGGACCATTCAACCGCGGCGGTAGCCGCAAGCCGATGGGCGAGATCAATGTGGTCCCGTTCATCGACGTCATGCTGGTGCTGCTAGTGATCTTCATGATCACTGCGCCGATGCTGACCCAGGGCGTTCAGGTGGATCTGCCTCAGGTGACCTCCGAGCCGATCGAGGATATGGAGGACCGCGATCCGATCATCGTCTCCGTCGATCGTGAAGGGCAGTATTACATTTCGCTGGGTGACGACGAGACATCCGTATCGCTCGATGAGCTTGCCGATCGCGTGATCATCATTCTCGATCGCCGCCCCGATACGCCGGTGATGGTGCGGGGCGACCGCAGCGTTCCTTATGGCCAGGTCGTCACCTTGATGAGCACGTTGCAGGTAGCCGGGGTGGCCAATGTCGGTCTGATCTCTGAGCCGCCATCCGGGGAGAATTGA
- the tolA gene encoding cell envelope integrity protein TolA has protein sequence MARHEARVGYGLPTLLAIGLHVLVVLFSVISLPSSDPEPTSSSVVQATLISTETTTDQAQRAEEARARAAQRQAEEESQRQAEEQAAAEAERQQAEAESAARQAQQAEQEAERQAVAEAREAERQQAEAEAQRRAQEAEQQARQREEQEAAAAERQRQAEQQRLAEEAERQRQAEAERERQAEAERQRQAEAERERQAEAERQRQAEAERQRQADAERERQAEAERQRQAEAERERQAEAERERQEAARRAAEAASDIDSLIAGEQESIANARQAEQAANSFQNLVRRAVEQAWTIPAGSASGLAATISISLLPTGELIGANIVQSSGDSAFDNSAIQAVQRAAPFREMRDLPPAAQSQFRQFNLRFRPGDVR, from the coding sequence ATGGCCAGACACGAGGCACGTGTAGGCTATGGCCTGCCCACGCTGCTCGCCATCGGCCTGCATGTGCTGGTGGTGCTCTTCAGCGTGATCAGTTTACCGTCGAGCGATCCTGAGCCGACGTCATCGTCGGTGGTGCAGGCGACCCTGATCAGCACCGAGACGACGACCGATCAGGCGCAGCGGGCGGAGGAGGCGCGCGCGCGCGCCGCTCAGCGCCAGGCCGAGGAGGAGTCTCAGCGTCAGGCCGAAGAGCAGGCCGCCGCCGAAGCCGAACGCCAGCAGGCCGAAGCCGAGTCGGCGGCACGTCAGGCGCAGCAGGCCGAGCAGGAGGCTGAGCGCCAGGCCGTCGCCGAGGCCCGCGAAGCAGAGCGTCAGCAGGCCGAAGCCGAAGCCCAGCGGCGAGCCCAGGAAGCCGAACAACAGGCGCGTCAACGCGAGGAGCAGGAGGCAGCCGCCGCCGAGCGCCAGCGCCAGGCGGAGCAGCAGCGTCTCGCCGAGGAGGCAGAGCGTCAGCGCCAGGCTGAAGCCGAACGGGAGCGACAAGCGGAGGCAGAGCGCCAACGCCAGGCTGAAGCCGAACGGGAGCGACAAGCGGAAGCTGAGCGTCAACGCCAGGCAGAGGCAGAGCGCCAACGACAGGCTGACGCCGAACGAGAGCGACAAGCGGAGGCAGAGCGCCAACGCCAGGCAGAGGCCGAGCGGGAGCGTCAGGCAGAAGCTGAGCGGGAACGCCAGGAAGCCGCACGCCGAGCTGCAGAGGCAGCCAGCGACATCGACAGCCTGATTGCCGGTGAGCAGGAGTCGATCGCCAACGCGCGTCAGGCCGAGCAGGCGGCCAATAGCTTCCAGAATCTGGTACGCCGTGCGGTGGAGCAAGCCTGGACGATTCCGGCAGGCTCAGCCTCGGGGCTTGCCGCCACGATCAGCATTTCATTGCTGCCGACAGGGGAGTTGATCGGGGCTAACATTGTCCAAAGCAGTGGAGATAGTGCTTTCGATAATTCGGCTATCCAGGCCGTGCAGCGCGCCGCGCCGTTCCGCGAGATGCGGGATCTACCGCCGGCCGCTCAGAGCCAATTCAGA